One stretch of Pigmentiphaga aceris DNA includes these proteins:
- a CDS encoding GLUG motif-containing protein has product MNHTYRLVWNATHQRYVPAAETARSQGKRASGKALLPAAVVLSSALLGMPSFAQAPPAANALPTGGQVVAGQASIGQAGSQMTITQGTDKAILNWNSFDIGRDARVQFQQPGSSAVALNRVVAGDASQIHGQLAANGQVWLVNPNGVVFGAGSRVDVGGLVASTLNITDQDLLDGKAVFTRQGATGGITNQGQITATGDGEQGGMIALLAPRVQNDGVLTAQLGKVALAAGDQITLDAGANGLLRVAVQPSTLHTLVENRQLIVADGGQVVMTGRAADALSGSVVANTGTVQARTLGTHNGRIMLMADGDHGSVQVSGKLDASAPSGQGTSGASGHLGQGGSIEVTGKQVVLAGATLDASGTHGGGDIQVGGGWQGGGTLTRAQTTTVDAGSNLMADATQKGDGGTVVVWSDQKTDYAGHISAKGGAKGGNGGKAEVSGKATLAFKGTADLSATQGRFGDLLLDPYNLTIVSGNGGAPVASADDSTLGANTLTAALAGANVTVSTGAGGTQAGDITVDAPVTWSANTVLTLQAAGDIAIKQNITATGASAGLELSHGVGKDYQLKDGANVTLSGASATLKIGATGALNSYTLLRDVSALQAIPASSTGHFALAGEIDASPLSSGAGFAPIANFGGTFTGMGHAINGLTINRPATNNLGLFGITASGSTIRNVGLVGGGVTGSYSVGMLAGSNNGTISHAYATGTARAVDTIDGQVGGLVGMNFGQISRSYATGNVSGSRYNGGLAGANANNANITLSYATGSVTGTQEGTGGLVGINSGYSNISHAYATGTVSGTGRVGGLVGFVSASSVTDTYATGPVNGTGTAELGGLIGANNGSVARSFYATTDATGTGINNGGVAAGGWNGNASGTGKTYTELMAPTTFSAWDTSIWSLARGASVAGYETGLPSLIGVTRAADVVRGTLFQGGMGTGASPYTITDWQQLANINQVAGGTYTYNLSNNLDSSTSGYTQLASATANGGLGWKPLGDSATRFAGTFDGKGRTVSDLFINRPTQDEVGLFGNSAVGSKISDIGISDANVTGRHVVGTLIGYNGDADIARVHVSGTVKGHNRLGGLVGDNRGTISQTHANVAVTGAEDRAGGLVGVNWRTIDNSYATGNVSGTSNVGGLVGITDAYSAITNAYATGTVSGTTFVGGLVGLGTAFSSISEAYATGGVTGSTEIGGLVGAHHGGTLTRGFYATTDAGGSAINNGSATAGAWSGNINGTAKTRAELMNPATFTGWNSAVWTFARGAAAEGYEVGLLPALTGVTRTIDMVRSTLFQGGLGSNLNPYGITDWLQLANINQVLGGGYFFNLNNNLDSSSTGYTQLAGATANGGLGWQPLGNATTGFNGNFDGKSRSISGLIINRPTEDYVGLFGYTTTGGVVSNIGLLGASVTGQMGIGGLVGYNAGATIKQAYVAGEVKGESDVGGLTGINAGTLSQSYSSAMVTASQTRAGGLVGANNASIADSYATGDVSAFQQTGGLVGFNAGAIDRVYATGAVSGTDSVGGLVGQSLAPVTNGFYATTNTNGDVINNNGGTAGAWVGNMSGTGKTRAELMSPTTFTGWDPAIWALGRGASVAGYEIGLPSLIGVTRAADMVSDGTLFQGGMGTTLAPYGIADWQQLANINQVLGGGYTFNLSNNLDSGTSGYTLLASATANSGLGWKPLGNDTTNFNGTFDGQNHTVSGLMINRPTQETVGLFGVIGNTGAIRNVGILNADIAGSYRSGVLAGQSNTGSTIRRAYAIGSLVKGQSNVGGLVGDNHGTLSQTYANVSVTAQGGAGGLAGFNSGTISTSYAHGTVSGGSVIGGLVGDNRGAIEHVYATGAVSGTANNRGGLVGANGFGSTATNAFYTTTDADGSAINNSGATAGAWAGNTSGTARTRAELMNPTTFTGWDPAIWTLARGAAVAGYEVGLLPALTGVTRAVDMVRSTLFQGGMGTTIDPYGITDWQQLANINQVLGGGYTYNLSNNLDSSSSGYTLLASATANGGLGWKPLGNSTTSFTGTFDGQNHTIGSLFINRPNENNVGLFGSADSGSTLRNLGLLDVSVVGRYYVGALVGDNQGGSTITKAHASGEVTGVLNVGGLIGANQGAISDAYASATVNASQFRAGGLAGGNLGTIARSYATGTVSGGAHNGGLVGLNQGTIEHAYATGNVSGSSFIGGLVGQNDGTIDHAYATGTVSGNGSVGGLAGGSGIVTGTASNAFYATTNAGGAINNNGSTTGVWSGNANGAAKTLAELMTPATFTSWGTNLATEGGSAAVWRIYAGNTTPLLRSFLQAATVTADMSAASKTYNGSIASGTAGYTKNVSGSLLGTLSYASNSADAGTYTNTDGTLQLGGLYSGPQGYDISYAPASLSITPAVLVPVGPGGPTAPDTISGMLVGTVRKTYDGTSTATLDAGNFLLTGWVNNDGATVTQTRGQYDNANAGSGKMVTVDLSRGDYLATGTTNLGNYILPARISGAVGTVDKAALTVSAIDAGKVYDGQAWQGGNGVRYAGFVNGETDSVLGGALSYVGNAQGAIEIGNYVLTPQGLSSGNYAITYGNGTLAVNSQGGGGNPGGGNPGGGNPGTGNPGGGNNGGSNGGSNGGSNGDSNGGNPGGNNGGVIPGEGTTGGSTPGDGMGNDSPGAGNLPGDGGTLVSGASASPGSSLWRVLNRDTPPFTLPPEEGEPNRNRSVNYLSVAPNYIRMRGAD; this is encoded by the coding sequence ATGAACCATACCTACCGCCTGGTCTGGAACGCCACTCACCAACGCTATGTTCCTGCTGCCGAGACCGCCCGCAGCCAAGGCAAGCGCGCAAGCGGCAAGGCGCTGCTGCCCGCAGCCGTGGTATTGAGTTCCGCGCTGCTGGGCATGCCGAGTTTTGCGCAGGCCCCGCCCGCGGCCAACGCCCTGCCCACCGGCGGCCAGGTGGTGGCGGGCCAGGCCAGCATCGGCCAGGCGGGCAGCCAGATGACCATCACCCAGGGCACGGACAAAGCCATCCTGAACTGGAACAGCTTCGACATCGGCCGCGACGCGCGTGTGCAATTCCAGCAGCCCGGCAGCAGCGCCGTGGCGCTGAACCGGGTGGTGGCCGGCGACGCCAGCCAGATACACGGCCAGCTGGCCGCCAACGGACAGGTGTGGCTGGTCAACCCCAACGGCGTGGTGTTCGGTGCCGGTAGCCGAGTCGACGTGGGCGGCCTGGTGGCGTCCACGCTGAACATCACCGACCAGGACCTCCTGGACGGCAAGGCCGTCTTCACGCGCCAGGGTGCGACTGGCGGCATCACCAACCAGGGGCAGATCACCGCCACCGGCGATGGGGAACAAGGCGGCATGATTGCGCTGCTGGCCCCTAGGGTGCAGAACGACGGCGTGCTCACGGCGCAGCTGGGCAAGGTCGCGCTGGCCGCCGGTGACCAGATCACCCTGGATGCGGGTGCAAACGGTTTGTTGCGCGTGGCCGTGCAGCCCTCCACCTTGCACACCCTGGTGGAAAACCGTCAGCTGATCGTCGCCGATGGTGGCCAGGTGGTGATGACCGGCCGGGCCGCCGATGCCTTGTCGGGCAGCGTCGTGGCCAACACCGGCACCGTGCAGGCACGAACGCTGGGCACCCACAATGGCCGCATCATGCTGATGGCCGATGGCGACCATGGCAGCGTGCAGGTCAGCGGCAAGCTGGACGCCAGCGCTCCGTCGGGTCAAGGCACGTCCGGTGCCAGTGGCCACTTGGGCCAGGGTGGCAGCATCGAGGTCACCGGCAAACAGGTGGTGCTGGCCGGGGCCACGCTAGACGCCAGCGGCACCCACGGTGGCGGTGACATCCAGGTAGGTGGCGGCTGGCAAGGCGGCGGCACGCTGACACGTGCACAGACCACGACCGTCGACGCCGGCAGCAACCTGATGGCCGATGCCACGCAGAAAGGAGATGGCGGCACGGTTGTCGTCTGGTCCGACCAGAAGACCGACTACGCCGGCCACATCAGTGCAAAAGGCGGTGCCAAAGGCGGCAACGGCGGCAAGGCCGAGGTATCGGGCAAGGCGACGCTGGCATTCAAAGGAACTGCCGATCTGTCGGCCACGCAAGGCCGCTTCGGCGACCTGCTGCTGGACCCCTACAACCTGACGATCGTCAGCGGCAACGGTGGTGCGCCAGTTGCCAGCGCCGACGATTCCACGCTGGGCGCCAACACCCTTACCGCCGCGCTCGCCGGTGCCAATGTCACGGTGTCCACCGGTGCCGGCGGGACCCAGGCCGGCGACATCACCGTCGATGCGCCCGTGACCTGGAGCGCCAACACGGTGCTTACGCTACAGGCGGCGGGCGACATCGCGATCAAACAAAATATCACCGCCACGGGGGCGAGCGCTGGGCTGGAGCTGTCCCATGGGGTGGGCAAGGACTACCAGTTGAAGGACGGTGCCAACGTCACGCTGAGCGGTGCCAGCGCCACCTTGAAGATCGGTGCCACGGGTGCGCTGAACAGCTATACCTTGCTGCGGGATGTGAGTGCATTGCAGGCCATCCCAGCCAGCAGCACTGGGCACTTTGCACTGGCTGGGGAGATCGATGCGTCGCCATTGTCGAGCGGCGCGGGGTTTGCGCCGATTGCGAACTTTGGCGGCACGTTTACCGGGATGGGGCACGCCATCAACGGGTTGACGATCAATCGTCCTGCTACGAATAACCTAGGCTTGTTTGGCATCACTGCCAGCGGCAGTACCATCCGCAATGTGGGTTTGGTGGGTGGCGGCGTGACGGGCTCGTATAGCGTTGGAATGCTGGCGGGTTCAAACAACGGCACCATCAGCCATGCTTATGCCACCGGGACGGCGCGGGCCGTCGATACGATCGACGGTCAGGTTGGTGGACTGGTTGGCATGAACTTTGGCCAAATCAGCCGTTCTTATGCAACGGGTAACGTCAGCGGTAGCCGCTACAACGGCGGCTTGGCCGGTGCAAACGCAAACAACGCCAATATCACGCTCTCCTACGCCACCGGGTCGGTAACAGGGACGCAAGAAGGCACCGGTGGCTTGGTGGGTATAAACAGCGGATATAGCAATATCAGCCACGCTTATGCGACCGGCACCGTGAGCGGTACGGGTCGTGTCGGCGGACTGGTGGGTTTTGTCTCTGCCAGCTCCGTTACTGACACCTATGCCACAGGACCGGTAAACGGTACCGGGACCGCCGAATTAGGTGGGCTGATCGGTGCAAATAACGGCAGTGTTGCCCGTAGCTTCTACGCGACCACCGACGCAACTGGGACGGGCATCAACAACGGGGGCGTTGCTGCAGGAGGTTGGAATGGCAACGCCAGTGGAACGGGAAAAACCTATACAGAACTGATGGCCCCCACCACCTTCAGCGCCTGGGACACGTCCATCTGGTCGCTCGCCCGTGGCGCGAGCGTCGCTGGTTATGAGACTGGCCTTCCCTCACTGATCGGCGTGACCCGCGCCGCAGACGTGGTACGTGGCACCCTGTTCCAGGGCGGCATGGGCACGGGTGCAAGCCCGTACACCATCACCGACTGGCAACAGCTGGCCAATATCAATCAGGTGGCCGGTGGCACCTACACCTACAACCTGAGCAACAACCTGGACAGCAGCACCAGCGGCTATACGCAGCTTGCCAGTGCCACGGCAAATGGCGGCCTGGGGTGGAAGCCGCTGGGTGACTCAGCCACTCGTTTTGCCGGCACCTTCGACGGGAAGGGCCGAACCGTCAGCGACCTGTTCATCAACCGCCCAACCCAAGATGAAGTTGGCCTATTCGGCAATAGCGCCGTAGGTAGCAAGATCAGCGACATCGGCATATCAGACGCCAACGTCACAGGTCGCCACGTCGTCGGTACCTTGATTGGCTACAACGGTGACGCTGATATCGCGCGCGTTCATGTCTCAGGTACGGTGAAGGGACATAACCGACTAGGCGGATTGGTGGGAGACAACCGAGGCACAATTTCCCAAACCCACGCGAATGTGGCCGTCACCGGAGCAGAAGACAGAGCCGGTGGCCTGGTGGGTGTCAACTGGAGGACCATTGACAATTCCTATGCTACAGGGAACGTTTCGGGTACCAGCAATGTTGGCGGACTGGTGGGCATCACTGATGCCTACAGTGCCATCACGAACGCCTATGCGACGGGGACGGTTTCCGGCACTACCTTCGTCGGCGGCCTGGTGGGTCTTGGCACTGCCTTCAGCTCAATCAGTGAAGCCTATGCCACAGGAGGGGTAACGGGCAGCACTGAAATCGGCGGCCTTGTGGGAGCGCATCATGGCGGGACCCTCACACGCGGTTTCTACGCCACCACCGATGCCGGCGGCAGCGCCATCAACAACGGTAGCGCCACAGCGGGCGCTTGGTCCGGCAACATCAACGGCACCGCAAAAACCCGCGCCGAATTGATGAACCCGGCCACCTTCACTGGCTGGAACTCCGCCGTCTGGACATTCGCCCGTGGTGCCGCAGCCGAAGGGTATGAAGTCGGCCTGCTGCCCGCCTTGACCGGCGTGACACGCACCATCGACATGGTGCGCAGCACCTTGTTCCAAGGCGGTCTGGGCAGCAACCTCAACCCCTACGGCATTACCGATTGGCTGCAGCTGGCCAATATCAATCAGGTACTGGGCGGTGGCTATTTCTTCAACCTGAACAACAACCTGGACAGCAGTTCCACAGGCTATACGCAGCTTGCCGGTGCCACGGCAAATGGCGGCCTGGGGTGGCAGCCGCTGGGGAACGCCACCACCGGCTTCAATGGCAACTTCGACGGGAAAAGCCGCAGCATCAGCGGCTTGATCATCAATCGACCCACTGAAGACTATGTGGGCCTGTTTGGCTACACGACAACCGGCGGTGTGGTCAGCAACATCGGACTGCTGGGCGCAAGCGTCACGGGTCAGATGGGAATAGGAGGCCTGGTCGGGTACAACGCGGGCGCCACCATCAAACAGGCCTATGTGGCAGGTGAAGTGAAGGGAGAATCCGACGTCGGGGGGCTGACAGGCATAAACGCCGGCACGCTTTCCCAATCGTATTCAAGTGCGATGGTGACTGCGTCACAAACAAGAGCAGGTGGCTTGGTAGGCGCCAACAACGCAAGCATCGCGGATTCGTATGCCACTGGGGACGTGTCAGCCTTTCAGCAGACCGGGGGCTTAGTGGGCTTCAACGCGGGCGCAATCGATCGCGTCTACGCCACAGGAGCGGTGTCGGGCACCGATTCCGTCGGCGGTCTGGTGGGGCAGTCGCTTGCTCCCGTGACCAACGGCTTCTACGCCACGACCAACACCAACGGCGACGTCATCAACAACAACGGCGGCACCGCAGGTGCTTGGGTGGGCAATATGTCAGGCACTGGCAAAACCCGCGCCGAGTTGATGTCCCCCACCACCTTCACCGGCTGGGACCCCGCCATCTGGGCACTCGGCCGCGGCGCAAGCGTCGCCGGTTACGAAATCGGCCTGCCCTCGCTGATCGGCGTGACACGTGCCGCAGACATGGTCAGCGACGGTACGCTGTTCCAGGGTGGCATGGGCACCACGCTGGCCCCCTATGGCATCGCCGACTGGCAGCAACTGGCCAACATCAACCAGGTGCTGGGCGGCGGTTATACCTTCAACTTGAGCAACAACCTGGACAGCGGCACCAGTGGCTACACCCTGCTGGCCAGCGCCACGGCCAATAGCGGTCTGGGGTGGAAGCCGCTGGGTAACGACACGACCAACTTCAACGGCACATTCGATGGACAGAATCACACCGTCAGCGGGTTGATGATCAATCGACCGACTCAGGAAACGGTTGGACTCTTCGGCGTCATTGGCAACACTGGCGCAATCCGCAATGTTGGCATCCTGAACGCGGACATCGCAGGTTCGTACAGGTCTGGGGTGCTGGCGGGGCAAAGCAATACAGGGAGCACCATCCGCCGCGCCTACGCAATCGGCAGCCTCGTAAAGGGGCAATCAAATGTCGGCGGATTGGTAGGTGACAACCACGGCACGCTTTCTCAAACTTACGCAAACGTGAGCGTGACAGCGCAGGGTGGCGCCGGCGGCTTGGCAGGCTTTAACTCAGGCACCATTTCCACTTCCTATGCCCATGGCACGGTCTCAGGCGGCTCGGTTATTGGCGGACTGGTGGGAGACAACCGCGGCGCAATCGAGCATGTATATGCGACGGGAGCAGTTTCCGGCACCGCCAACAATCGCGGTGGGCTGGTGGGAGCAAACGGTTTCGGCAGTACGGCCACCAACGCTTTCTATACCACCACCGATGCGGACGGCAGCGCCATCAACAACAGCGGTGCCACCGCGGGCGCCTGGGCCGGCAACACCAGTGGCACCGCCAGAACCCGCGCCGAGTTGATGAACCCCACGACCTTCACTGGTTGGGACCCCGCCATCTGGACACTCGCCCGTGGCGCTGCAGTCGCAGGGTATGAAGTCGGCCTGCTGCCCGCACTGACCGGCGTGACCCGTGCGGTAGACATGGTGCGCAGCACGCTGTTCCAGGGCGGCATGGGCACCACGATAGACCCCTATGGAATTACCGACTGGCAGCAGCTGGCCAATATCAATCAGGTGCTGGGTGGTGGCTATACCTACAACCTGAGCAACAACCTGGACAGCAGCTCCAGCGGGTACACCTTGCTGGCCAGCGCCACGGCCAATGGTGGTCTGGGGTGGAAGCCGCTGGGTAACAGCACGACATCGTTCACCGGCACTTTCGACGGGCAGAATCACACGATTGGCAGCCTGTTCATCAACCGTCCTAACGAAAACAACGTCGGCCTGTTCGGCAGCGCCGACAGCGGTAGTACCCTCCGCAATCTCGGCCTGCTGGATGTGAGCGTCGTCGGCCGCTATTACGTAGGGGCGCTGGTTGGTGACAACCAAGGCGGCAGCACGATTACCAAGGCCCATGCATCGGGCGAGGTGACAGGCGTGTTGAATGTCGGCGGATTGATAGGTGCCAACCAGGGTGCAATCTCCGACGCCTATGCAAGTGCGACCGTAAACGCATCGCAATTCAGAGCTGGTGGGTTAGCGGGCGGAAACCTCGGAACCATCGCTCGTTCATACGCCACAGGCACCGTGTCCGGTGGCGCACATAACGGTGGGCTGGTTGGCTTGAACCAGGGAACAATTGAGCATGCCTACGCCACAGGGAACGTGTCGGGCAGCAGTTTCATCGGGGGATTGGTCGGCCAGAACGATGGCACGATCGACCACGCCTATGCCACGGGGACGGTTTCTGGCAACGGCAGTGTCGGCGGACTGGCGGGAGGGAGCGGCATCGTAACGGGTACCGCCTCCAATGCTTTCTACGCCACCACCAACGCCGGCGGTGCCATCAACAACAACGGCAGCACCACTGGCGTCTGGTCAGGCAATGCGAACGGCGCTGCCAAAACCCTTGCCGAACTGATGACCCCTGCCACCTTCACCAGCTGGGGCACCAACCTGGCCACCGAGGGCGGCAGCGCTGCGGTCTGGCGCATCTACGCTGGCAATACCACGCCGCTGCTGCGCAGCTTCCTGCAGGCTGCCACCGTCACGGCCGACATGAGCGCGGCGTCGAAGACCTACAACGGCAGCATTGCAAGCGGCACCGCCGGCTACACCAAGAACGTCTCCGGCAGTCTGCTGGGTACGTTGAGCTACGCCAGCAACAGCGCCGATGCCGGCACCTACACCAACACCGACGGCACGCTGCAGCTGGGCGGCCTGTACTCTGGTCCGCAAGGTTATGACATCAGCTACGCCCCTGCCAGCCTGAGCATCACGCCGGCCGTGCTGGTGCCGGTCGGCCCGGGCGGCCCGACTGCGCCGGACACCATCAGCGGCATGCTAGTGGGCACGGTGCGCAAGACCTACGACGGCACCTCTACGGCCACGCTCGACGCCGGCAACTTCCTGTTGACGGGCTGGGTGAACAATGACGGCGCAACGGTTACCCAGACACGCGGCCAGTACGACAACGCGAACGCAGGCAGCGGCAAGATGGTGACGGTGGATCTGTCGCGCGGCGACTATCTGGCCACGGGCACCACCAACCTGGGCAACTACATTCTGCCCGCCCGGATCAGCGGCGCGGTCGGCACGGTCGACAAGGCCGCGCTGACGGTCAGCGCCATCGACGCTGGCAAGGTCTATGACGGCCAGGCATGGCAAGGTGGCAATGGCGTGCGTTACGCCGGTTTCGTGAACGGCGAAACGGACTCGGTGCTTGGCGGCGCGCTGAGTTATGTCGGCAACGCACAGGGGGCGATCGAGATCGGCAACTACGTGCTGACGCCGCAGGGCCTGAGCAGCGGCAATTACGCGATTACGTACGGCAACGGCACGCTCGCGGTGAACAGCCAGGGGGGTGGCGGAAATCCGGGCGGTGGCAATCCGGGCGGTGGCAATCCGGGAACCGGGAACCCGGGCGGTGGCAACAACGGTGGTTCCAATGGCGGATCGAACGGTGGATCGAACGGTGATTCCAACGGCGGCAACCCGGGCGGCAACAACGGCGGTGTCATTCCCGGCGAAGGTACCACCGGTGGCAGCACGCCGGGCGACGGTATGGGTAACGACAGTCCAGGTGCCGGCAACTTGCCCGGCGATGGCGGAACCTTGGTAAGCGGCGCGTCCGCATCACCAGGCAGCAGCCTGTGGCGCGTGTTGAATCGCGACACCCCGCCGTTCACGTTGCCGCCAGAAGAAGGTGAACCGAATCGCAACCGTTCGGTGAACTACCTTTCCGTGGCCCCCAACTACATTCGCATGCGCGGCGCGGACTGA
- a CDS encoding methyl-accepting chemotaxis protein, with product MALRSDQMDFHGAERRWLPWFGKQGKLAMRWSCLVNRGQAERVEKTFTGLVQTRAQVLTGWATQYWRQLEGLVKRVEDTWAEPDADLLARVHHHLPEVAEVFIVAADGVVRASTHAPRVGQAHRQPTAIAAGLAAQFLHGPYIDPLTQTLGATSSRFHDAVTLVFYQPIRVQGKAVGCLALRIPNDVMSDLIQREAGHVYRDSGDNYLFMVQSVFDPSIATGTALSRSRFEDDAFTAGDNLKQGVQTRFGTVKVREHTEFELRFTDPATGELHPGVRETIRRGGNLFVSYPGYPDYRHIPVIGGGTTLRMPGSPDTWGLMCEGDLEEVYRRRSLGYSLLSHLLVGSVAVGAVNVLAHRYLPSSEWMAGAVSVAATVLMALAVWGFSLRPKAKRLQSLADFFLDTAECGAPLSNRLSSESFRHDETGALAGWVNSFVDKMDTTMKDIVAAGSALENTSTALTRTSVAAAQCALQGRLAASTASDAMRDVSHSIGEVTEHILGSEAASKQALGNASNGAVVVKQAADDIGQLASQVQQTAETIATLSQQADAVQHVTEAIRGIAEQTNLLALNAAIEAARAGESGRGFAVVADEVRNLATRTAQSTREIAATLAIIRQHAVEAGSAMQACQETARGSVARSVTANEALARIHTDVATVQHQLGEISRAMQSQRAQVQLANTQAETIDSVAHDSSRAAGDTLSAAQVLEQLVLDLQKTASNLGRQALEGSNSVKMTPPVATRAAAFTAAVV from the coding sequence ATGGCACTGCGCAGCGACCAGATGGATTTTCACGGAGCCGAGCGGCGCTGGCTTCCGTGGTTTGGCAAGCAGGGAAAACTGGCCATGCGTTGGTCCTGCCTGGTCAATCGCGGTCAGGCAGAGCGGGTCGAGAAGACCTTCACCGGCTTGGTGCAGACCCGTGCCCAAGTGCTGACAGGCTGGGCCACCCAGTATTGGCGACAGCTTGAAGGCCTGGTCAAACGGGTCGAGGACACCTGGGCCGAACCCGATGCCGATCTGTTGGCACGGGTGCATCATCATCTTCCCGAAGTTGCTGAAGTCTTCATCGTGGCGGCCGATGGCGTGGTGCGTGCGTCCACCCACGCACCCCGCGTCGGGCAGGCACACCGCCAGCCCACGGCCATTGCCGCAGGCCTGGCCGCGCAATTCCTGCATGGTCCCTATATCGATCCGCTTACCCAGACCCTGGGGGCAACCAGCTCGCGCTTCCACGACGCCGTCACCCTGGTTTTCTACCAGCCCATACGCGTGCAAGGCAAAGCCGTCGGTTGCCTGGCGCTGCGCATTCCCAACGACGTGATGAGCGACTTGATTCAGCGCGAAGCGGGCCACGTCTACCGAGATTCGGGCGACAACTATCTGTTCATGGTGCAGTCGGTCTTCGACCCCAGCATCGCCACCGGTACCGCCTTGTCGCGTTCGCGTTTCGAAGACGATGCCTTCACGGCCGGCGACAACCTGAAGCAAGGCGTGCAGACGCGTTTCGGCACGGTCAAGGTGCGTGAACACACGGAATTCGAACTGCGTTTCACCGACCCGGCAACGGGTGAACTGCACCCCGGTGTGCGCGAAACCATTCGCCGTGGCGGCAACCTGTTCGTGTCCTATCCCGGCTACCCGGACTACCGTCATATTCCGGTGATCGGTGGCGGCACAACGCTGCGCATGCCCGGTTCGCCCGATACCTGGGGCTTGATGTGCGAGGGTGATCTGGAAGAAGTCTATCGCCGCCGCAGCCTGGGTTATTCGCTGTTGAGCCACTTGCTGGTGGGCAGCGTGGCGGTTGGCGCGGTGAACGTGCTGGCGCATCGTTATCTGCCCAGTAGCGAATGGATGGCAGGGGCCGTATCGGTGGCCGCTACCGTGTTGATGGCACTGGCCGTGTGGGGCTTCAGTCTGCGGCCGAAAGCCAAGCGACTGCAGTCATTGGCGGACTTCTTCCTGGACACGGCCGAATGCGGTGCCCCGTTGAGCAATCGCCTGTCGTCCGAGAGCTTCCGGCATGACGAAACCGGCGCATTGGCCGGCTGGGTGAACAGCTTCGTCGACAAGATGGACACCACGATGAAAGACATCGTGGCGGCTGGCAGCGCACTGGAAAACACGTCCACCGCACTTACGCGCACCTCAGTCGCGGCTGCGCAATGCGCCTTGCAGGGTCGTCTGGCCGCCAGCACTGCATCCGATGCGATGCGCGATGTGAGCCACAGCATCGGTGAAGTGACGGAACACATTCTTGGCAGCGAAGCTGCATCCAAACAGGCCTTGGGCAATGCGTCCAATGGCGCGGTGGTGGTGAAACAGGCGGCCGACGATATTGGTCAACTGGCCAGCCAGGTGCAGCAGACGGCAGAGACTATTGCCACCCTTAGCCAGCAGGCCGATGCCGTGCAGCATGTGACCGAGGCGATTCGTGGCATTGCCGAACAGACCAACCTGCTGGCGCTGAATGCTGCCATCGAAGCCGCACGCGCAGGCGAGAGCGGTCGAGGCTTTGCGGTGGTGGCCGACGAGGTGCGCAACCTGGCCACCCGCACGGCGCAGTCCACGCGTGAGATTGCTGCGACGCTGGCGATCATTCGCCAACATGCGGTGGAAGCGGGCAGTGCGATGCAAGCCTGCCAGGAAACTGCACGCGGCAGTGTGGCTCGGTCAGTTACGGCCAATGAGGCACTGGCGCGCATTCACACGGATGTGGCGACGGTTCAGCATCAGCTTGGCGAGATCAGCCGGGCAATGCAGTCGCAGCGGGCGCAGGTGCAGTTGGCCAATACGCAGGCCGAGACGATTGATTCGGTGGCGCACGACAGCTCGCGCGCGGCTGGCGACACCTTGAGCGCGGCGCAGGTGTTGGAGCAACTGGTGCTGGATCTGCAGAAGACGGCGAGCAATCTGGGGCGTCAGGCGTTGGAAGGCAGCAATTCGGTGAAGATGACGCCGCCGGTCGCAACGCGTGCTGCTGCGTTCACGGCGGCAGTGGTCTGA
- a CDS encoding HAD family hydrolase — MARTLALFDLDHTLIPFDSGSTWFRYLSDIGVLREEDFVARNQEFATQYKAGKLDVLAFHQFCLAPLALHPRAQLDAWRESFKQAILPRIPAGSRALVDAHRNAGDLCCIVTATNSYVAGVYADIFNVSNLIGTEPAMVDGRPDGDFTGDIQGTPSYGPGKVPRVHEWLAAQGLSFADFDHTICYSDSFNDIPLLEAVDEAVAVGPDATLRKVAESRGWRIIARPVVTGQASDSADW, encoded by the coding sequence TTGGCACGTACGCTTGCACTGTTCGACCTCGATCACACCCTGATTCCGTTCGACAGCGGATCGACCTGGTTCCGTTACCTGAGCGACATCGGCGTTCTGCGCGAGGAAGACTTTGTTGCGCGCAACCAGGAATTCGCTACCCAGTACAAGGCGGGGAAGCTGGACGTGCTGGCGTTCCATCAGTTCTGCCTGGCACCGCTGGCGCTGCATCCTCGCGCGCAGCTCGACGCGTGGCGCGAAAGCTTCAAGCAGGCGATTCTGCCGCGCATTCCTGCTGGCTCGCGTGCGTTGGTCGATGCGCACCGCAATGCCGGCGACCTGTGCTGCATCGTGACCGCCACCAACAGTTATGTGGCGGGCGTGTATGCCGATATTTTCAATGTGTCCAACCTGATCGGCACCGAGCCTGCCATGGTCGACGGCCGTCCAGATGGCGACTTCACCGGCGACATCCAGGGCACGCCCAGCTATGGGCCGGGCAAGGTGCCGCGTGTGCACGAATGGCTGGCGGCGCAGGGCCTGTCCTTCGCGGACTTTGACCACACCATCTGCTACAGCGATTCCTTCAATGACATTCCGCTGTTGGAGGCGGTCGATGAAGCGGTCGCCGTGGGACCGGACGCCACGCTGCGGAAAGTGGCCGAATCGCGCGGCTGGCGCATTATTGCGCGGCCTGTCGTGACGGGACAGGCAAGCGACAGCGCGGACTGGTGA